The Ignavibacteriales bacterium DNA segment AGGAATAAACTAGTTGGATTCTTGACTAAAACAAAACAACTTTTTATTGACATTTATAATGAAAATGAATTAAATAATTCAGAATTGGGAATTGATAAACAAAATGAAATCAATCTTAATAAAATATATTCCGCGCTTCGGTTCATAGATTTTATTCACAACAAAGAAGAAAGAGATGACTAAAAAATATTTAGTAAAACTTACTCCGCACGATAGATTTTTCTTCGGCGGTGAAACAACCTTTGGCGAAGGAGATATTAAAAATTACTTTGTCAAATCCAATCATTACCCTCAGCAGACGAGTCTTTTAGGATTAATACGCTATCAGCTTCTTCTGAAGAATGGATTAATGAAGAATGATAAAATCGCGGATAAAGCAAAAGCCGAAACACTAATTGGCAAAGAAAGTTTTAAACTGGATAATGGTTTTAATTTTGAAGCAATAAAAAGTCTTTCACCTGTTTTCATAACTGATGGAAACCTTCATCTGTTCCCGGCAAACCGGGAATATCAATGGTATTTTGATAAAGAAACCAAAGCCGAAGTAAAAGAGATGCGCCAGATTTCTTTTCACATAAATGGTAAATGTAGTCTTTATGATAAAATTCCGGAACTGCTTAAATATGATGCTAAGGAAGAACTCCCCGATCTGTTGGTAGATAAAAATAAAAAACTTTATAGATACTCCCAGGTATTCAAAGAGTATAAGCAGGTTGGAATCAGAAAAGATTACAAAGGTAAAACTCAAGACGATGCTTATTATATTCAGATTTTTTATAAGATTATGAAAGGTTATTCATTTGCTTCCATAGTTGAATTAGATGACAATTTTATTTTTGATCAGAAGGAAATAAGGGTAAATTTTTCTTCAGAGGCTATTGTATTCCTTGGCGCAGAGCAATCTAAATTCAGAATGGATGTTACTGAGACTAAAAAAGATTTTGATCAGTTGCTACCTGATTATGAAAAATCGGATAATTCGGCGAAAGTCGTTTTGGTAAGTGATGCTTATCTGCCTACAAACGATATTCTAAATGAATCTGATTTTGCCATTACAGATATAGTTGATTTCCGTTCGCTCGAAACCTCTGTGAACGACACAGAAAATTATTCAGCCTTTGACAGAAAAAAGATAAAAACCAATGTGGTTTGGAAAAGCGGAAAATATAATTTTTTCAAAAAAGGTTCTGTATTTTTTGGTGATACAAACACTATAAGCAAAAAGTTGAATAACGACGATTTGCAAAAAATAGGATATAACATTTATAAACCAATAATAAAAAAGAGTTAATTATGAGTTACAAAACAGATGCATATCTTACAACGTGCTTAACAAATATGCACGTTGGCAGCGGCGAGGCTAACTATGGGGTTGTTGATAATCTTGTTCAACGGGATTCAATTACCGATGTGCCTATAATTCATTCCTCATCTCTTAAGGGAGCTTTGCGTGAATTTTTTAAGGATGAATGGAAAACTGGTACTGATAAAGATAAACTCAATTATATTTTTGGGCCCGACACTTCTCGCGACCCAGGTACACCAAACGGAATCGGACATTACAAATTTTTTGAAGCTAATCTCGTTGTCCTTCCAGTTAGAAGTAATACAAAGCCATTTTATCGAGCAACTGCAGATTTTATTCTGAAAGAAGTTAACGAAAAAGCAAAAGCATTGGGCATTACTTTTAATATAAATCCTTTTAATCAAATTACAGTTATGGGTGGGATTCCAAAAGTGAGTGATAATAACAGACCTATGTTGGAAGATTATCAGGCAGAAAACGGGTTATCTTTTATTCCTACAATTACAAACCATTTAGGAAATGACCCAGCACTTTTCCACGAGGATGATTTTAAAGAACTAGTGAAGCATTTACCCGTTATTGCACGTAACCAGCTCGAAAACGGTGAAAGTAAAAACCTTTGGTACGAAGAAGTTGTGCCGAGAGAAAGCAGATTTGTAT contains these protein-coding regions:
- the cmr4 gene encoding type III-B CRISPR module RAMP protein Cmr4, translating into MSYKTDAYLTTCLTNMHVGSGEANYGVVDNLVQRDSITDVPIIHSSSLKGALREFFKDEWKTGTDKDKLNYIFGPDTSRDPGTPNGIGHYKFFEANLVVLPVRSNTKPFYRATADFILKEVNEKAKALGITFNINPFNQITVMGGIPKVSDNNRPMLEDYQAENGLSFIPTITNHLGNDPALFHEDDFKELVKHLPVIARNQLENGESKNLWYEEVVPRESRFVFFVTKSDQYQTEFDELIQKQTIQIGGNASIGYGYTKIEKLS